A part of Caldisericia bacterium genomic DNA contains:
- a CDS encoding DUF4388 domain-containing protein, protein MGIEGNIKDFPLIDVLNLLSFGTKTGVLVISGKKNDELLNGEIYFMGGKIVDAICGNKRGEEAFYSIFLMSEGNFTFKTQNINITPKIEKSFDNLLLEAIRKADEIKVLYSKIPDLATVLETNPNVEASEIRLSSDEWQVLNLFKDKKSIKEALKISPFSEFETLKSIYLLLSFNLLTKAEEIEIDLSKIIPKRVITPVKDALSILGLSQPRTICEKVLFKVDGVRSLQDIANELKISKQEILSCFIKLLKETKIIANISLEKIKVIERLTKEE, encoded by the coding sequence ATGGGAATTGAAGGTAATATTAAAGACTTTCCTTTAATTGATGTGTTGAACCTTCTCTCCTTCGGAACAAAGACAGGAGTTCTTGTTATATCAGGTAAAAAAAATGATGAACTATTAAATGGAGAAATCTATTTTATGGGTGGAAAAATAGTTGATGCAATTTGTGGAAATAAAAGGGGAGAAGAAGCATTTTATTCTATTTTTTTGATGAGTGAAGGTAATTTTACTTTTAAAACACAAAATATAAATATAACACCAAAAATCGAAAAAAGTTTTGATAATCTTTTACTTGAAGCAATAAGAAAAGCGGATGAAATTAAAGTATTATATTCAAAAATACCAGATCTTGCAACTGTTTTAGAAACAAATCCAAATGTTGAAGCAAGTGAAATACGTCTTTCTTCTGATGAATGGCAAGTACTAAACTTATTTAAAGATAAAAAAAGCATAAAAGAGGCACTTAAAATTTCACCATTTTCTGAGTTTGAAACTTTAAAATCAATTTATCTTTTGCTTTCATTTAATCTTTTAACAAAAGCAGAAGAAATTGAGATAGATTTATCAAAAATTATTCCAAAAAGGGTTATCACTCCTGTAAAAGATGCTTTATCAATTTTAGGACTTTCTCAACCAAGAACAATTTGTGAAAAAGTTCTATTTAAAGTTGATGGAGTTAGAAGTCTACAAGATATAGCAAATGAATTAAAAATTTCAAAACAAGAAATTTTGAGTTGTTTTATAAAACTTCTGAAAGAAACAAAAATTATAGCCAATATATCTCTTGAAAAAATAAAAGTAATAGAAAGATTAACAAAGGAGGAGTAA
- the argF gene encoding ornithine carbamoyltransferase yields the protein MSLKGRDLLTLYDFTKEELNLFLKAGEELKLKSKMGEKTPILSGKKLGMIFEKPSTRTRVSFEVAMYELGGHAIYLSSSELQLKRGETIADTARVLSRYLDGIMARVFSHKDLVELAKYASIPVINGLSDMFHPCQVLGDLLTIKEKKGRLEGIKLTYVGDGNNVCHSLMIGGVKMGLKVVVSTPKEYEPNPEVVKMAKEGEKYGGELILIEDPIEAVKDSDVIYTDVWVSMGQEDSEIKKKKLEIYQVNKELVKYAKEDFIFMHCLPAHRGEEVVDEVIDSANSVVFDQAENRLHIQKGILSLLL from the coding sequence ATGAGTTTAAAGGGAAGAGATCTATTAACTCTCTATGACTTTACAAAAGAGGAATTAAATTTATTTTTAAAAGCAGGTGAAGAGCTAAAATTAAAATCAAAAATGGGAGAAAAAACACCAATTCTTTCAGGTAAAAAGCTTGGAATGATTTTTGAAAAACCATCTACAAGAACTAGAGTTTCTTTTGAAGTTGCAATGTATGAACTTGGAGGACATGCAATTTATCTTTCATCTAGTGAACTACAACTTAAAAGAGGTGAAACAATTGCAGATACAGCAAGAGTTTTATCAAGATATCTTGATGGCATTATGGCAAGAGTTTTTTCTCATAAAGATTTGGTTGAACTTGCAAAATATGCTTCAATTCCAGTTATAAATGGACTCTCTGACATGTTTCATCCCTGTCAAGTTTTAGGTGATCTTTTAACTATTAAAGAAAAGAAGGGAAGATTAGAAGGGATAAAACTAACTTATGTTGGAGATGGAAACAATGTTTGTCACTCTTTAATGATTGGTGGTGTTAAAATGGGGCTTAAAGTTGTTGTATCAACTCCAAAAGAATATGAACCAAATCCAGAAGTTGTAAAAATGGCAAAAGAAGGTGAAAAATATGGTGGAGAACTCATATTAATTGAAGATCCTATTGAAGCAGTTAAAGATAGCGATGTTATATATACTGATGTTTGGGTTTCTATGGGTCAGGAAGATAGTGAAATTAAAAAGAAAAAACTAGAGATTTATCAAGTAAATAAAGAACTTGTAAAATATGCAAAAGAAGATTTTATTTTTATGCATTGTTTACCTGCTCACAGAGGAGAAGAGGTAGTTGATGAAGTTATAGATAGTGCTAATTCAGTTGTTTTTGATCAAGCAGAAAATAGATTACATATTCAAAAGGGAATTTTATCTTTGCTTTTATAA
- a CDS encoding DNA internalization-related competence protein ComEC/Rec2: MRKLFRIIFIFFLLSLFSIKYPFLIIFLFIPILFIRRRDFFIFYSIFIILGLTRVYFFKTPSFLELKENIIKGEVVSYENENSFVLKNNLGKFLVYKNGDFFLKPGDKISIEGFFLNSLKGNPGEESYYIYSLTEGIRGNFYANKIEIIEKNQSLISKLREKIYNNLNIFGKNSEIFEGFIFGGKTVDSEIKELFKYSGTIHLFAISGIHLSILGGFFSIFLNPLIVIIILFIYLIIILFPVSALRAFFMYSFFLIGKVFKREIDTLNSLLFSAIILILINPLNLISPSFLLTFISTLSIITISEKFKNRLLKFLMLPSFIIFGSFPILIYFFPFFSFITLISNLVIIPLISLFLPVIFFFSLISIIFKESILILKPICYIIEKLVSFFSNTPLSSIGIKKPTTLFIIFYFIIYFIVVLIFLKEIELKKVKQYFIIFLIITLITFSFPYLKDFNNFKIIFFDVGEGDSILIKTPKNETILVDGGGTSDKEKKSPGMRVLNSLKRLGINEIDYVIFTHEDSDHIEGLFHVIKRVKIKNLLYPDINLSNYGIDLAKILQKEKILINKLKRGDEFEICGVKFFVLNPYPNGKEYLRANDNNNSLSIIVEYENFKFFLSGDIENEAIEEIYNLYPDKLKNVFILKVPHHGSKNSYNENFFNILNPQISVISVGSNNFGHPSDDVINYLNSLNSKIYRTDKDGAVECEIDNNKNYNIKSYNFSEITINLFE, translated from the coding sequence TTGAGAAAACTATTTAGGATAATTTTTATTTTCTTTCTCCTATCCCTTTTCTCTATTAAGTATCCATTTTTAATTATTTTTTTATTTATCCCAATTTTATTTATCAGAAGAAGGGATTTTTTTATTTTCTATTCAATTTTTATAATTTTAGGACTAACAAGAGTTTATTTTTTTAAAACTCCATCTTTTTTAGAACTTAAAGAAAACATAATTAAGGGAGAAGTAGTTTCATATGAAAATGAAAATAGTTTTGTATTAAAAAACAATTTGGGAAAATTTTTAGTGTATAAAAATGGTGATTTTTTTCTAAAACCGGGTGATAAAATTTCGATTGAGGGATTTTTTCTAAATAGTCTCAAAGGAAACCCTGGAGAAGAAAGTTATTATATATATTCTTTAACCGAAGGAATAAGAGGGAATTTTTATGCAAATAAAATAGAAATTATCGAAAAAAATCAAAGTTTAATTTCAAAATTAAGAGAAAAAATTTACAATAATTTAAACATTTTCGGAAAAAATTCTGAAATTTTCGAAGGTTTTATTTTTGGAGGCAAAACAGTTGATAGTGAAATAAAAGAACTTTTTAAATATAGTGGAACAATTCACCTTTTTGCTATCTCAGGAATTCATCTTTCAATTTTGGGTGGATTTTTCTCAATCTTTCTCAATCCTTTGATTGTTATTATTATTCTTTTTATATATCTTATTATAATTCTCTTTCCAGTTTCAGCATTAAGAGCTTTTTTTATGTACTCATTCTTTTTAATTGGCAAGGTTTTCAAAAGAGAGATTGATACATTAAATTCACTTCTATTTTCAGCAATAATTCTAATTTTAATAAATCCACTTAATTTAATTTCTCCATCTTTTTTATTAACATTTATATCTACCCTCTCGATAATAACAATTTCAGAAAAATTTAAAAATAGATTACTAAAATTTTTAATGCTACCTTCTTTTATTATCTTTGGTTCTTTTCCTATTCTTATATATTTCTTCCCTTTTTTCTCTTTTATAACACTAATATCAAATTTAGTGATAATTCCTTTAATTTCATTGTTTCTTCCGGTTATTTTCTTTTTTTCGTTAATATCTATAATTTTCAAAGAGTCAATATTAATACTTAAACCAATTTGCTATATAATTGAAAAATTAGTTTCTTTTTTCTCAAACACTCCTTTATCTTCAATTGGTATTAAAAAACCTACTACTCTTTTTATTATCTTTTATTTTATTATCTATTTTATTGTTGTTTTAATTTTTTTAAAAGAAATTGAATTAAAAAAAGTAAAACAATATTTTATTATTTTTTTAATTATAACTTTGATTACATTTTCTTTTCCCTATTTAAAAGATTTTAATAACTTTAAAATAATTTTTTTTGATGTTGGAGAAGGTGATTCAATTTTGATCAAAACACCAAAAAATGAAACTATATTAGTTGATGGTGGAGGAACCTCAGATAAAGAGAAAAAAAGCCCTGGAATGAGAGTTTTAAATTCTTTAAAGAGATTGGGAATAAATGAAATTGATTATGTTATTTTTACTCATGAAGATAGTGATCATATTGAAGGGCTTTTTCATGTAATAAAAAGAGTAAAAATTAAAAATTTACTTTATCCTGATATAAATTTGTCTAATTATGGAATAGATTTAGCAAAAATTCTTCAAAAAGAAAAAATATTAATAAATAAATTGAAAAGAGGAGATGAATTTGAAATATGTGGGGTAAAATTTTTTGTTTTAAATCCTTATCCTAATGGAAAAGAATATTTGAGAGCAAATGATAATAACAATTCACTTTCTATAATTGTAGAATATGAAAATTTTAAATTTTTTTTAAGTGGTGATATTGAAAATGAAGCAATAGAAGAAATATATAATCTTTATCCTGATAAATTGAAGAATGTTTTTATATTAAAAGTTCCTCACCATGGAAGTAAAAATTCCTATAATGAAAATTTTTTTAATATTTTAAATCCTCAAATTTCAGTAATTTCTGTTGGATCAAATAATTTTGGTCATCCATCAGATGATGTTATAAATTATCTTAATTCTTTGAATTCTAAAATTTATAGAACAGATAAAGATGGAGCAGTTGAATGTGAAATAGATAATAATAAAAATTATAATATAAAAAGTTATAATTTCTCTGAAATAACTATTAATCTTTTTGAATGA
- a CDS encoding helix-hairpin-helix domain-containing protein — MILEKREWIIITIVAFVLGIIIGFYSSKLSSKETLTLNETKEKIYVQIVGEIKYPGVYEMENGDRVFQLVEKAGGLSENADINSINLSKKLIDGEKITVFAKKSLTEDDSKTTQSGISSTKPKSNLININTASKEELESLPGIGPTLAQRIIDYRETNGYFQTIEDIKKVSGIGDKKFEAIKNLITVGP; from the coding sequence TTGATTTTAGAAAAAAGGGAATGGATAATAATAACTATTGTTGCATTTGTCTTAGGAATAATTATAGGTTTTTACTCATCAAAACTCAGTTCAAAAGAGACATTAACTTTAAATGAAACAAAAGAAAAGATATATGTTCAGATAGTAGGAGAGATAAAATATCCAGGTGTCTATGAAATGGAGAATGGTGATAGAGTTTTTCAACTTGTTGAGAAAGCAGGTGGTCTTTCTGAAAATGCAGATATTAATTCTATAAATCTTTCAAAAAAACTAATTGATGGTGAAAAAATAACTGTATTTGCAAAAAAATCTTTAACTGAAGATGATTCAAAGACTACTCAATCTGGAATATCATCAACCAAACCTAAATCAAATCTTATTAATATAAACACTGCATCAAAAGAAGAACTTGAATCACTTCCTGGGATTGGTCCAACTCTCGCCCAAAGAATTATTGATTATAGAGAAACAAATGGATATTTTCAAACAATTGAAGATATTAAGAAAGTTTCAGGGATAGGAGATAAGAAGTTTGAGGCTATTAAAAATTTAATTACAGTTGGTCCTTGA
- a CDS encoding class I SAM-dependent methyltransferase, producing the protein MEEWYFDFFDDNYLELYLKKQKEELTFKQVDFIINALSLKMGDKVLDLGCGIGRHILELGRRGISGLGIDFNEKYIEIGKNLKGDLENIDFKKIDMREINFQNEFNAVISIWTSFGYFSDEENLFLLKKVNNSLKDNGKFLLDLENIYYMLKNLPKERWEKEGNFYILERNELNIKTSRLKTERVIINNGNNKSYIRIYRVFTYKEIEFYLKEAGFRIIKCFGGYNFEEYSIHSKRLIVISEKL; encoded by the coding sequence ATGGAAGAGTGGTATTTTGATTTTTTTGATGATAATTATCTTGAGCTTTATCTTAAAAAGCAAAAAGAAGAACTTACTTTTAAACAAGTTGATTTTATAATAAATGCTCTTTCTCTTAAAATGGGTGATAAAGTTTTAGATTTAGGTTGCGGAATTGGAAGACATATTTTAGAACTGGGAAGAAGAGGAATTTCTGGTCTCGGAATTGATTTTAATGAAAAATATATTGAAATAGGAAAAAATTTAAAAGGTGATTTAGAAAATATTGATTTTAAAAAAATAGATATGAGAGAAATTAATTTTCAGAATGAATTTAATGCAGTAATATCAATTTGGACAAGTTTTGGTTATTTTTCAGACGAGGAAAACCTATTTTTGCTTAAAAAAGTCAATAACTCCTTAAAAGATAATGGAAAGTTTTTACTTGATCTTGAAAACATTTATTATATGTTAAAAAATCTTCCAAAAGAAAGATGGGAAAAGGAAGGAAATTTCTATATTCTAGAGAGAAATGAATTAAATATTAAAACAAGTAGATTAAAAACTGAAAGAGTTATTATTAATAATGGAAATAATAAAAGTTATATAAGAATATATAGAGTTTTTACATATAAAGAAATAGAATTTTATCTTAAAGAAGCAGGTTTTAGAATTATAAAATGTTTTGGTGGGTATAATTTCGAGGAGTACTCAATTCATTCAAAAAGATTAATAGTTATTTCAGAGAAATTATAA
- a CDS encoding SoxR reducing system RseC family protein encodes MKEIGKVLENKNKFSIVEVGGSYCESCISKEKCLFHREREKLVEAENKINAKPGDIVLLEVPPKKYVFITFVIYLIPIISMFVGSILGEYIFKNIYFKGENITPILSGFIFLVFSILLIRVFNKFLLLRPKIEEVINEDFLKNLTDENS; translated from the coding sequence ATGAAAGAAATTGGAAAAGTATTAGAAAATAAAAACAAATTTTCTATAGTTGAAGTTGGTGGTTCTTATTGTGAAAGTTGTATAAGCAAAGAAAAATGTTTATTTCATAGAGAAAGAGAGAAATTGGTTGAAGCAGAAAATAAAATAAATGCAAAACCAGGAGATATTGTTCTTTTGGAAGTTCCACCAAAAAAATATGTTTTTATTACATTCGTTATTTATTTAATTCCGATAATCTCTATGTTTGTTGGTTCTATATTAGGTGAATATATATTTAAAAATATTTATTTTAAAGGAGAAAACATTACTCCAATTTTGTCAGGATTTATATTTTTAGTTTTTTCTATCCTATTAATTCGGGTTTTCAATAAATTCCTTTTGTTAAGACCTAAAATAGAAGAGGTAATTAATGAAGATTTCTTAAAAAATCTAACAGATGAAAATTCTTGA